The Andrena cerasifolii isolate SP2316 chromosome 14, iyAndCera1_principal, whole genome shotgun sequence genome contains a region encoding:
- the LOC143376667 gene encoding uncharacterized protein LOC143376667 yields MNYNGNMPDWHQFNVSQTNEAIPSTQNVNSGHLAFIPGVNPQTLNALNLNSEGLNKHQNDSNYNPRNFQTFNNASSGSNISNNSPLVSMMQMQNCISHYGSPNARNLMLDNLNPPLDHRNSTIATISDEMGYRSNQVPFNGPIGHLSVPSCNLNTSSGPGPGAGAGTGAVPGPGPGPGSRTHTGSGPETSPGSGAAHGSVFGSGARHGPGPVPGSGTGNMGPRNTNIGSIHPGKHGPPSFIPCKGLCCNSDPSMNYQQWEKFGSYQANTSYRDNVHQSGYQMENRHYGNNCNFRKDNLESKETMGPVLPNASAIDHRRNFVDYKYHKDHLTHRNYSTSSGMYHSYPMQTYNYSAEHQKYPYPVKEHSKASNMNVPNSGVLNKHQEQHLMAQQKFNNKQFQYQNGNVLPKGVPALNVSGNMASAPQNNYYNSQFVRNMPTEVSHESQETTDNTLVNRIPPPATFMHNSPQQHQAYQHKIAMQKFSMETHLRELSRIPGYQSHPKYKECVSRYTELLKLQQSAGYQNPVQQSSCVATPINSSAVPPINLQFDQNGMLINSSYPDGFSKLQHAPARGQSSENIDKPVKDRANVIANEKSQPKQQPEQLIIPLQNEHVPSYSIDHMKKPSQFSMHHHSNQNQLKVQTSEAHGYDTLNTDNNSKTMMHQKASKEFANKPDLDVRQFLANWDETDDEEGTTSNLPESVLSETTPVVVVSYENVDLSPRTSQSTEAHKRSSFCPSEATADNEKEGNGNGNGNAVQAKDCLTVSYPSPESAEIVKASKRTIAEGVVKPGSIIHCISNGPDEIPTIHIVDNLEISNILGASNDQVAESLDKQKTISFFKDTANSKPETMPLQNAKRYDKNEAAVLPVKYDNAPLAGQNKGSNIQHSSISETIRTATVVSVTNNQAKTNLEITDDLAFKKQNHFSSEESHNPDDISLPDLPTSECTPISTTLNTPIHSDSEESSQNIEDLSMSTNPIEVMQNSPVISFTQSPVKMEPYGQLSTEDKLKDRSLDPLELELEQDQEQCENCYETDTNSTHEQDISLDSFDFSVSDPTMKSSDVAKEKQINLTRKKVFLVNGKENDPRISDTCAALTSLEYQLEVGQKAKSEENSECESMKSVHEQKHKGTRSSTNSMQSAIQSSKPVTAVDNFVDTIDPTASHGDFTSHAESDDETEMSTQKGDLAEGQKVKGSTRSIHTTEPSLASPEAQSNRKQKIKGTVVWEDKLMHRSLGKLIKAQKTDTEHRVKQPKSSDARKFSANDLCLSQNEEHSVCHTASRYKNYTVAVIKDNVILSDKKSHGTAEKNLNIRCEKSADVQLRANNTKEHSEEEGKNTKHTSSKHIPTSHENVHSRGSKKSEVPQKDLKIVDEGGVRLKEYRKKKDRLHQARNTHGKHCTNYKEHSLKTAEEGSSKGNDSSFYRRNNKAKHTHSKGFVKNVNSDFGIQVANVNLKINESEIGKELILGDKAQDPKDSLDRIKIEINVSCTERNSKGQEQNKQLLKLPLYEIDDSLPYSITTYSNNAVDGQHHRVHADEQETDSNLIISNRITEEPVGVADDTIGDAATLATDSNMSTVLQKAGRNPLEANERALTPVTFKETCNLASESQALSNLLRNNVPCKDTSGAEVIEGTNYFLDDDDDTDTIKSNCAISSTAIVDANNKMLIKMRDKLEGEDGSTNTEKSDHVAGTQKQSCNSGASSSQVIIGGSIRNDEKKVAIASHVLENIKKLRDVSILESSATSLNSVSALDLNFDKLDYKKCSNANADHVHGRVNEPGELDDSYMGKWRKPKIDNIFEDCEMFQSTSGYINPIFSSINKLDDLHTVPVYTTKDGKISYSPNRKFTYHELMMEARKREGSSSIRKPYCTDAWSSYYSSRFRRFYKRKRHHDLSDKRKHDFQDMKYLYERRRNYLDEFYGRSNHVKHKDYVHSIKNNNAVWSDHCKMNRMYSSSESDEEIMNHGKSCSVETSNYKRNCTVETKATAAVPALYKSETIIDDLAMRNEGKEGTASDANSRKDKATHLVEMQLDQSPFVDNKADNEDCQSAAANNSNENIEKITESKANESSMPAKSRDYIIENIQLNDEYSTSRDQQGSFVCYKKEVSARGESSSSKSPKNVSSLKEDDRTSNSRALEENENNGLFTFNHSEHLNKSFVDIKAFDNQTPIGDTADNFQNTSQITESEFLDEIDEIGENNCPPAKEIPQLHRNPGEMVEPESQTCSKLEDSSNTPTRPTETFSRTEISQTPERILAKAEKSIFECECEEKSIRIIEDAHSSKVAENREESADIEFLECERNGSPKETSESTYTNQEESESHVAQIDTTDKSNVKYISSKYTESLSTSCKEADTLEADKFEDSIFPGVSKDTEHIEGDNTIENSILNTGNEIEIAVANVMEIPTEESTFLLDKEETNRSGEVECLVETEMPVLSSYCAIKESPAESIEYKEDEIKENAQKEEECQSPLLESYKSLGHSSEGNTDIKAVPKLVIKKTDHLNPKSECSLDHTESENPMEKRIDDTKLLTDVRPKIPKMIIMKSRSRSVTPTTEILEKNKSGRTQSFPSEHTDTSMSLENSDSELYTLKYNNYESKVPRVKIKLEDISSKDLKLYLKRKATKKSIPKMRIKKIKTQESRNSATKTETDDNSEMEPTDCDNDDDDGDKDETLQELLPSDAEKVPRLKFKRQEEDDDGVDDERSLVSPDSIRENTSLSKVPFRKSRKTREEDTRNEITDEIKNKYPQSITEKIPKVIIKRTQIGAEFKCEISKSKKTLATETSAMWQPKVKLQRLQMLDYMVKDLKQSRVTLKDKSLINAMVVNVPVCVKDDINDIKKVGSCDDRNIKLCRSSSASNLSPVKYKQRRLSDCDYMKANAKSSSSVDFVSTSPDGNKHRSLDKNKVPDIDATENENNNRNKNKNSKEKGKRRAFSRNKVTNDDLNGESEDEIRERTESNDTRESSFRNFLINNGNDLVVEKKECSSFGAKGRSTSTIGDNFRISGIIRSSTFDDNGNSIIKVDSSDESQTTIEILAASPDSSEDEEQRSKNNEFENISRLHIDDAIPTQLELELELIDNNNVQGSSVAAEQLAGSDIEKYELASHSRNGYTNEESAKAYFRDLPYSLQNTSNQDKFLQNKRAKSPEKRPNDYFYCNDLLVKEVLAAKETLKKCLIMEKRKSRPKTLAEKKQGLSFNFKDLQKSYYKSENESCNYDNESSKLHSKCANTEKKEYKSGHKRTIEETEERLSGQDKYSSIERRMEVKHSRDEISYPTDCPAASTCGYTSISELHTISLKASKKFGQCTMNEASPNIGADNSDLSTKHNTVHNNTKKSGEEKPEEKRTIDDAQDQKDSSSERKSKEDNMPLLVPEFALNFDSNSDRDSSRSPPVITNQDEVDNAVEDVENMKSKVIIPMEKVEENEKHSYEDCEMTIADIITQLAYHEKATIKHKRYCNLCERWFPTTARHQRHLAGYQHRYMELSQRKSIHTLFILFTGKPCPKLLPANMIRNDCSIGELTPLQIAVQDIAKYVEHTQLDVKTKE; encoded by the exons ATGAACTACAATGGAAATATGCCAGATTGGCACCAGTTTAACGTTTCACAAACGAACGAAGCTATACCGTCTACGCAAAATGTGAATTCTGGGCATTTGGCATTCATCCCCGGTGTTAATCCGCAGACACTGAACGCGCTCAATCTTAACTCGGAGGGTCTGAATAAACACCAAAACGATTCTAATTACAATCCACGAAATTTCCAAACGTTCAACAATGCCTCGAGCGGATCAAACATTTCGAACAACAGCCCTCTTGTGTCCATGATGCAAATGCAGAACTGCATTAGCCATTATGGTTCTCCGAATGCAAGGAATCTGATGCTAGATAATTTAAATCCTCCTCTGGATCATAGGAATAGTACAATTGCAACTATAAGCGATGAAATGGGATACAGAAGTAACCAGGTGCCTTTTAATGGACCTATTGGCCACTTGAGCGTGCCAAGTTGTAATCTAAATACATCTTCTGGGCCTGGGCCTGGAGCCGGAGCTGGAACAGGAGCTGTACCTGGACCTGGTCCTGGTCCTGGGTCCCGAACGCATACTGGATCAGGGCCTGAAACTAGTCCTGGAAGTGGAGCCGCTCATGGCTCTGTATTCGGATCTGGTGCCAGACATGGGCCTGGACCTGTACCAGGATCAGGAACCGGAAATATGGGACCACGAAATACTAACATTGGTTCCATACATCCTGGGAAACACGGACCCCCTTCGTTCATCCCTTGCAAGGGATTATGCTGCAATTCGGATCCTAGTATGAATTATCAGCAGTGGGAGAAATTCGGATCCTATCAGGCTAATACGTCCTACAGGGATAATGTGCACCAATCTGGCTACCAGATGGAGAATAGACACTAtggaaataattgtaattttagGAAAGACAATCTAGAGAGTAAAGAAACGATGGGACCTGTGTTACCCAATGCATCTGCCATAGATCATCGACGAAATTTCGTCGATTACAAGTATCACAAAGATCACTTAACGCATAGAAACTATTCGACATCTTCAGGAATGTACCATAGCTATCCTATGCAAACTTACAATTACTCAGCAGAGCATCAAAAGTACCCTTATCCTGTTAAAGAGCATTCTAAAGCAAGCAACATGAATGTACCGAACTCGGGTGTACTTAATAAGCATCAGGAGCAACATTTGATGGCTCAACAGAAATTTAACAACAAACAGTTTCAGTATCAAAACGGTAACGTGTTACCCAAAGGTGTGCCTGCATTAAACGTCAGCGGAAACATGGCCTCGGCTCCacagaataattattataattcgcaATTCGTAAGGAATATGCCGACGGAAGTGTCTCATGAATCCCAGGAAACTACCGACAACACGCTGGTAAATAGAATACCGCCGCCGGCTACTTTCATGCACAACTCTCCTCAGCAACACCAGGCGTATCAACATAAGATCGCGATGCAAAAGTTCTCGATGGAAACTCATCTTCGAGAGTTGAGTAGAATACCCGGCTACCAGTCGCATCCGAAGTACAAGGAATGCGTGTCGCGATACACAGAGTTACTTAAGCTACAGCAGTCGGCTGGTTACCAAAATCCTGTCCAACAGAGCTCGTGCGTCGCGACGCCAATTAACAGCAGCGCTGTACCACCGATTAACTTGCAGTTCGATCAAAATGGTATGTTAATAAACTCGAGCTATCCGGATGGTTTCTCGAAATTGCAGCACGCGCCAGCCAGGGGTCAGTCGTCGGAAAATATAGACAAGCCAGTCAAGGACCGAGCTAACGTAATAGCTAACGAGAAGTCTCAACCGAAACAGCAGCCAGAACAGTTAATAATTCCGCTGCAAAATGAGCACGTTCCTTCCTACAGTATAGACCACATGAAGAAACCATCTCAGTTCTCTATGCACCATCACTCTAATCAGAATCAATTAAAAGTACAAACGAGCGAGGCTCATGGCTATGATACCTTAAACACTGACAACAACAGCAAAACAATGATGCATCAGAAGGCTTCGAAAGAATTTGCCAACAAACCAGACCTTGATGTTCGGCAATTTCTAGCCAATTGGGACGAGACTGACGACGAAGAGGGAACGACGTCCAACTTGCCAGAGTCTGTTCTAAGTGAAACAACGCCAGTCGTGGTGGTGAGCTACGAGAACGTAGATCTGTCGCCGAGAACGTCGCAAAGTACAGAGGCGCATAAAAGGAGCAGCTTCTGTCCGAGCGAGGCAACCGCGGATAACGAGAAAGAGGGCAACGGTAACGGTAACGGGAACGCGGTACAGGCGAAAGATTGTTTAACGGTGTCGTATCCATCGCCGGAAAGCGCTGAGATTGTCAAAGCCTCTAAACGGACGATAGCCGAAGGTGTGGTGAAGCCTGGCAGCATTATACACTGTATAAGCAACGGCCCTGACGAGATACCCACGATACACATAGTAGATAACTTAGAAATAAGCAACATTTTGGGGGCTTCTAACGACCAAGTCGCGGAGAGTTTAGATAAACAAAAGACAATATCGTTCTTTAAGGACACAGCTAACAGCAAACCGGAAACGATGCCTCTTCAGAATGCCAAACGGTACGACAAAAACGAAGCTGCCGTGTTGCCCGTGAAATATGACAACGCGCCTTTAGCTGGCCAAAACAAGGGCTCAAATATTCAACATTCTAGCATTTCTGAAACGATCCGAACGGCCACTGTGGTCTCAGTCACCAATAATCAAGCAAAGACTAATCTGGAAATTACAGACGATCTGGCTTTCAAGAAACAAAACCATTTTTCCAGCGAAGAATCCCATAATCCTGATGACATAAGCTTACCTGATCTACCAACATCAGAATGCACACCGATCTCCACAACATTGAACACTCCTATTCATTCTGATAGCGAGGAATCTTCGCAAAACATCGAAGATCTGTCTATGTCGACCAACCCAATAGAAGTAATGCAGAACAGCCCTGTAATAAGCTTCACACAGTCTCCGGTGAAAATGGAGCCATACGGGCAATTGAGCACCGAAGACAAGCTTAAAGATAGATCCCTCGATCCATTGGAATTGGAATTGGAACAGGACCAGGAACAGTGCGAGAACTGttatgaaactgacaccaataGTACCCACGAGCAGGATATAAGCCTTGATAGCTTCGATTTCTCTGTATCCGACCCCACAATGAAGTCTTCTGATGTCGCTAAAGAGAAACAAATCAATTTGACGAGGAAAAAAGTGTTCTTAGTAAATGGTAAAGAGAACGATCCAAGAATTTCTGATACGTGCGCTGCTTTAACATCCCTGGAATATCAGCTGGAGGTTGGACAAAAGGCTAAAAGTGAGGAGAATTCCGAATGCGAATCTATGAAGTCTGTGCACGAGCAGAAACATAAAGGTACAAGAAGCTCGACAAATTCAATGCAATCTGCGATCCAAAGTAGTAAGCCAGTTACCGCTGTGGATAATTTTGTAGACACCATAGACCCAACCGCCTCTCACGGAGATTTCACGAGTCACGCGGAATCTGACGATGAAACTGAAATGTCCACACAGAAAGGAGACCTAGCTGAAGGACAAAAGGTAAAAGGTTCGACTAGATCTATTCATACCACCGAGCCATCGTTAGCCTCGCCCGAAGCCCAGTCAAACAGAAAGCAAAAGATAAAAGGAACTGTAGTTTGGGAAGACAAGCTGATGCATAGAAGTTTGGGTAAACTGATAAAAGCCCAGAAAACAGATACGGAACATCGGGTAAAACAACCAAAAAGTTCAGACGCGAGAAAATTCTCTGCGAACGATTTATGCCTGTCTCAAAACGAGGAACATTCTGTGTGCCATACCGCTTCTCGATATAAGAATTACACTGTTGCTGTGATAAAGGATAACGTTATTTTAAGCGATAAGAAATCACACGGCACCGCAGAAAAAAATCTCAACATTCGCTGCGAAAAGTCAGCAGACGTTCAGCTAAGAGCAAACAATACCAAAGAACATTCCGAAGAAGAGGGCAAAAACACGAAGCACACTTCCAGTAAACATATTCCTACGTCGCATGAAAATGTGCATTCCCGGGGTTCTAAAAAATCCGAAGTACCGCAGAAAGATCTGAAAATCGTAGACGAAGGGGGAGTTCGGCTGAAGGAGTACAGAAAGAAGAAAGATAGATTGCACCAAGCTCGGAACACGCATGGCAAACACTGTACAAATTATAAGGAGCATTCTCTTAAAACGGCAGAGGAGGGTTCGTCGAAGGGCAACGATAGCTCGTTTTATCGTAGAAACAATAAAGCCAAGCATACACATTCCAAGGGTTTTGTGAAAAATGTTAACTCCGATTTTGGGATTCAAGTGGCGAACGTGAACTTAAAAATTAACGAGAGCGAGATTGGGAAAGAGTTGATTCTAGGCGACAAGGCCCAGGATCCCAAGGATTCGCTGGAtcggataaaaattgaaataaacgtTTCGTGCACGGAACGAAACTCAAAAGGGCAGGAGCAGAACAAGCAGCTATTAAAATTGCCGCTGTATGAAATCGACGATTCGCTTCCTTATTCTATTACTACTTATTCCAATAATGCAGTGGACGGTCAACATCACCGAGTGCACGCCGACGAGCAGGAAACGGACAGCAATTTAATCATTTCTAACAGAATAACTGAAGAGCCTGTTGGTGTAGCAGACGATACTATTGGCGATGCTGCAACACTGGCGACAGACTCGAATATGAGTACCGTTCTTCAAAAAGCTGGAAGAAATCCATTGGAAGCGAATGAAAGAGCTCTTACTCCTGTTACTTTCAAGGAAACGTGCAATCTGGCTTCAGAAAGTCAGGCCCTTAGTAACTTATTACGTAATAATGTACCGTGTAAGGATACATCAGGCGCCGAAGTAATCGAAGGtactaattattttcttgaCGACGATGATGATACAGATACAATTAAGTCAAACTGTGCAATATCTAGTACTGCCATAGTTGATGCaaataataaaatgttaattaagATGAGAGATAAGCTTGAGGGAGAAGATGGTTCTACGAACACAGAAAAAAGTGATCACGTAGCTGGAACGCAGAAGCAGAGTTGCAATTCAGGAGCAAGTTCTTCGCAAGTGATAATAGGAGGTTCGATAAGGAATGATGAGAAAAAGGTAGCGATTGCGTCTCACGTGTTGGAGAATATAAAAAAGCTACGAGATGTTAGCATTCTGGAGTCGAGTGCGACATCGTTAAATTCCGTCAGTGCTCTGGACTTGAATTTTGACAAGTTGGACTACAAGAAGTGCTCGAATGCAAACGCCGATCATGTTCACGGACGCGTGAACGAACCTGGGGAGCTAGATGATAGTTATATGGGGAAGTGGAGGAAGCCAAAGATAGATAATATTTTTGAAGACTGTGAAATGTTCCAAAGTACCAGCGGGTACATAAATCCTATTTTTTCAAGCATAAATAAACTGGACGATTTGCACACAGTGCCTGTATACACTACCAAAGATGGGAAGATATCTTACAGTCCTAACCGCAAATTCACATATCATGAATTGATGATGGAGGCTCGCAAACGAGAAGGGTCCTCTTCGATACGAAAGCCCTACTGCACGGATGCTTGGAGTAGCTATTACAGCTCGAGATTTCGAAGATTCTACAAGAGGAAGCGACATCATGATCTCAGTGATAAGAGAAAACACGACTTTCAAGATATGAAGTATTTATATGAACGGAGGAGGAATTATTTGGACGAATTTTATGGGCGGAGTAATCACGTTAAGCACAAGGATTACGTGCACAGCATTAAAAATAACAATGCTGTTTGGTCCGATCATTGCAAAATGAACAGAATGTATAGCAGCAGCGAGTCTGATGAGGAAATCATGAACCACGGTAAGAGTTGTAGCGTTGAAACAAGCAATTACAAAaggaactgcaccgttgaaactAAAGCTACTGCGGCTGTGCCTGCGTTGTACAAAAGTGAAACAATTATAGATGATCTGGCCATGAGAAATGAAGGCAAAGAAGGTACTGCGTCTGATGCTAATTCACGGAAAGATAAAGCTACACACTTGGTAGAGATGCAGTTGGATCAATCTCCTTTCGTTGACAATAAAGCGGATAACGAAGACTGTCAGAGCGCTGCTGCTAATAACAGcaatgaaaatatagaaaaaattactgAATCTAAGGCAAATGAATCCTCAATGCCAGCTAAATCGCGTGATTATATTATAGAGAATATTCAGTTAAATGATGAATATAGTACCTCGAGAGACCAACAAGGTAGTTTTGTCTGTtataaaaaagaggtaagtgCCAGAGGTGAATCGTCAAGTTCAAAGTCGCCCAAAAACGTATCCTCACTAAAAGAAGATGATCGAACGTCTAACTCACGTGCACTCGAGGAGAACGAGAATAATGGATTGTTCACTTTcaaccactctgaacatcttaACAAGTCTTTTGTAGACATAAAGGCATTTGATAATCAGACTCCTATAGGAGACACAGCTGATAATTTCCAGAATACTAGTCAGATTACAGAGTCAGAGTTTCTCGACGAAATTGATGAAATAGGTGAAAATAATTGCCCTCCAGCAAAAGAAATTCCACAACTTCACAGAAATCCTGGAGAGATGGTTGAACCAGAGTCGCAAACTTGTTCTAAACTAGAAGACTCCAGCAATACACCTACCAGACCAACAGAAACGTTCTCCAGAACAGAGATTAGTCAAACACCTGAGAGAATACTTGCAAAGGCTGAGAAATCTATTTTTGAATGTGAATGCGAAGAAAAAAGTATTCGGATCATTGAGGATGCGCACAGTTCAAAAGTGGCTGAGAATCGTGAAGAAAGTGCAGATATTGAATTTTTAGAATGTGAGAGAAATGGTTCACCAAAGGAGACTTCAGAAAGTACTTATACGAACCAAGAGGAATCGGAATCTCATGTAGCGCAGATAGATACAACCGACAAatcaaatgtaaaatatatttctagcAAGTATACGGAAAGTTTGAGTACAAGTTGTAAAGAAGCAGATACTTTAGAAGCCGATAAGTTCGAGGACTCCATCTTTCCAGGTGTTTCAAAGGATACAGAACATATTGAAGGCGATAACACCATTGAAAATTCGATTCTGAATACTGGGAACGAAATAGAAATTGCCGTGGCAAATGTGATGGAAATACCAACAGAAGAATCAACGTTTTTGCTTGATAAAGAGGAAACTAATCGTAGTGGAGAGGTGGAGTGTTTGGTGGAAACCGAGATGCCCGTCTTAAGCTCGTACTGCGCCATAAAAGAGTCTCCAGCTGAAAGCATTGAATACAAAGaagatgaaataaaagaaaatgcgCAGAAAGAAGAAGAGTGTCAGTCGCCTTTGCTTGAATCTTACAAAAGCTTAGGTCATTCGTCGGAGGGCAATACGGACATAAAAGCGGTACCTAAGCTTGTTATAAAGAAAACCGATCATTTAAATCCAAAATCAGAATGCTCATTAGACCATACAGAATCTGAGAATCCTATGGAAAAACGTATCGACGATACAAAGCTGTTAACTGACGTTCGaccaaaaataccaaaaatgaTAATCATGAAAAGCAGATCTCGTTCAGTCACTCCGACCACTGAAATCTTGGAGAAGAATAAATCCGGACGGACGCAGTCTTTTCCCTCGGAGCACACTGATACCAGCATGAGCCTAGAGAACAGCGATTCTGAATTGTACACGttgaaatataataattatgagAGCAAAGTACCAAGGGTAAAGATAAAATTGGAGGACATATCTTCGAAGGACTTGAAGTTGTACTTGAAACGAAAAGCTACGAAAAAGAGCATTCCAAAGATGAGGATTAAGAAGATTAAGACGCAGGAGAGCAGGAATTCGGCAACGAAAACTGAAACGGATGATAATTCAGAAATGGAACCTACTGACTGCGACAACGATGACGATGATGGGGATAAAGATGAAACGCTACAAGAATTGTTGCCTAGTGACGCTGAGAAAGTACCGAGATTGAAATTCAAGAGGCAAGAAGAGGACGATGACGGCGTCGACGACGAGCGATCTCTGGTATCGCCAGATAGTATCAGAGAAAACACGAGTCTTTCAAAAGTACCATTCAGGAAGTCCAGGAAAACAAGAGAAGAAGACACGAGGAACGAGATAACCGACGAGATAAAAAACAAATATCCACAGTCCATTACTGAGAAGATTCCGAAAGTTATAATAAAAAGGACGCAAATTGGGGCAGAATTTAAATGCGAAATTAGTAAGAGTAAAAAGACTTTGGCTACTGAAACCTCAGCAATGTGGCAGCCGAAAGTCAAATTGCAAAGATTACAAATGCTGGATTATATGGTGAAGGATTTGAAGCAATCAAGAGTCACGTTAAAAGACAAGTCTCTAATAAACGCAATGGTGGTCAATGTGCCCGTGTGCGTTAAAGATGAtattaatgatattaaaaaGGTAGGCTCGTGTGACGATAGGAATATAAAACTATGTAGATCTAGCTCAGCATCAAATCTGTCTCCTGTTAAATATAAACAGAGAAGATTGTCCGACTGCGATTACATGAAAGCGAACGCAAAGTCTTCGTCATCTGTTGATTTTGTTTCTACTAGTCCAGATGGCAATAAACATAGATCTCTGGATAAGAATAAGGTGCCTGATATCGACGCgactgaaaatgaaaataacaataggaataaaaataagaattcgAAGGAGAAGGGTAAGAGAAGAGCATTTTCTCGTAACAAAGTGACGAATGACGATTTAAATGGCGAAAGTGAGGATGAAATAAGAGAAAGGACCGAATCTAATGATACCAGAGAAAGTTCGTTTAGAAATTTCTTGATCAACAATGGCAACGATCTGGTGGTAGAGAAAAAGGAATGCTCATCTTTCGGAGCCAAGGGAAGAAGTACATCTACTATCGGAGACAATTTCCGAATATCTGGTATCATACGTTCAAGTACTTTTGACGACAATGGCAATTCCATCATTAAAGTTGATTCCTCGGACGAAAGCCAGACTACCATAGAAATCCTTGCAGCATCTCCTGACAGTAGCGAAGACGAAGAACAACGTTCAAAgaacaacgaatttgaaaatATAAGTAGGCTACATATAGACGACGCAATACCAACTCAATTGGAGCTGGAATTAGAACTTatcgataataataatgtacAAGGCTCGAGTGTAGCTGCAGAGCAACTTGCCGGATCAGACATTGAAAAGTATGAGCTCGCATCGCATTCAAGAAACGGATACACGAACGAAGAATCAGCAAAAGCATATTTTAGGGATCTTCCATATTCTTTGCAGAACACTTCTAATCAGGACAAGTTTTTGCAAAACAAACGTGCGAAAAGTCCAGAGAAGAGACCGAAtgattatttttactgtaatGACTTGTTAGTCAAGGAAGTATTAGCTGCCAAGGAAACATTAAAGAAGTGTCTGATTATGGAGAAAAGGAAATCGAGGCCGAAAACATTGGCAGAAAAGAAGCAAGGTTTAAGTTTCAACTTCAAAGATCTTCAGAAATCCTATTATAAGTCTGAGAATGAAAGTTGTAATTATGACAACGAGAGCTCCAAGTTACACAGCAAATGTGCAAACACAGAAAAGAAAGAATACAAATCTGGTCATAAACGGACCATCGAGGAAACCGAAGAAAGACTCTCTGGGCAAGACAAATATTCCTCTATAGAGAGACGGATGGAAGTGAAGCATTCGCGCGATGAGATATCTTACCCTACGGACTGTCCTGCAGCTTCGACGTGCGGGTATACCAGTATTTCCGAGTTGcatacaatttctttaaaagcttCTAAGAAATTTGGTCAGTGTACAATGAACGAAGCGTCCCCGAATATAGGAGCTGACAATTCTGACCTATCTACCAAACATAATACAGTACATAATAATACAAAGAAGTCTGGCGAAGAGAAGCCTGAGGAGAAAAGGACCATTGATGACGCTCAAGATCAGAAAGACAGCTCGAGCGAAAGGAAGTCGAAAGAAGACAATATGCCATTACTAGTGCCAGAGTTTGCTTTAAATTTTGATTCCAATTCAGATAGGGATAGTTCTAGATCGCCACCTGTTATAACGAATCAAGACGAGGTTGATAATGCGGTAGAGGACGTAGAAAATATGAAGAGTAAAGTAATAATTCCAATGGAGAAAGTGGAGGAGAACGAGAAACATTCCTATGAAGACTGTGAGATGACCATCGCTGATATTATAACACAATTAGCATACCACGAAAAG GcaacaataaaacataaaagatacTGTAATTTATGCGAGAGATGGTTCCCTACAACGGCGCGACACCAACGGCATTTAGCTGGTTATCAACATCGTTATATGGAATTGTCGCAACGGAAGAGTATTCACACTCTGTTCATCCTGTTCACTGGCAAACCTTGTCCAAAACTTCTGCCAGCGAACATGATCCGAAACGATTGTTCCATAGGAGAGCTAACGCCTTTACAAATCGCTGTTCAG GATATTGCGAAGTATGTGGAGCATACACAACTGGATGTTAAAACGAAAGAATGA